Proteins encoded within one genomic window of Armatimonadota bacterium:
- a CDS encoding sulfite oxidase-like oxidoreductase, which produces MDTHGTIKSRIPPGQYVTEKWPVLHYGSVPEVDLARWTFRVFGAVEEERSWTYEEFLRLGHAVVRCDVHCVTHWSRLDNVFEGVPARAVLQQIRRKPGADWVMVHAEQGYTTNLHIRDLDREDVLFAYKHDGEPLTPEHGWPLRLVVPHLYFWKSAKWVRGLEFLTEDRPGFWERAGYHMRGDPWREQRFWEDE; this is translated from the coding sequence ATGGATACCCACGGCACGATCAAAAGCCGCATCCCCCCCGGGCAGTACGTGACGGAGAAGTGGCCGGTGCTGCACTACGGTTCTGTCCCGGAGGTGGACCTCGCGAGGTGGACCTTCCGGGTCTTCGGAGCCGTGGAGGAGGAACGGAGCTGGACGTACGAGGAGTTCCTGCGGTTGGGGCACGCCGTGGTGCGGTGCGACGTGCACTGCGTCACCCACTGGAGCCGGCTGGACAACGTCTTCGAAGGGGTTCCGGCCCGGGCGGTGCTCCAGCAGATCCGGCGCAAGCCGGGTGCGGACTGGGTCATGGTGCACGCGGAACAGGGCTACACCACCAACCTGCACATCCGCGACCTGGACCGGGAGGACGTCCTCTTCGCCTACAAGCACGACGGGGAGCCCCTCACTCCGGAGCACGGCTGGCCCCTGCGCCTCGTGGTCCCGCACCTGTACTTCTGGAAGAGCGCCAAGTGGGTGCGGGGGCTGGAGTTCCTCACGGAGGACCGGCCGGGGTTCTGGGAGCGGGCGGGCTACCACATGCGCGGGGATCCGT
- the tatC gene encoding twin-arginine translocase subunit TatC codes for MGAPMTWIEHLEELRQRLLWSVVGLALGTALSWSFSDALLRILLRPSGGIQLHAIGMLEPFLARFRVAVTGGLVLSMPWIVYHVFRFIDPALEPHERRVLIPVALAAGGLFAFGVVFGYFFLLPSASKWLLSQAGEVIRVQITALNYLSFVTWFLVATGLGFETPLLVVAACALGIVTPQRLQREWRTAVLAILVLSAAVTPDWSPVTMFLLALPMIVLYEGAVLVSFLIVRRRAQKAQDAALEA; via the coding sequence GTGGGCGCCCCCATGACCTGGATCGAGCACCTGGAGGAGCTGCGTCAGCGGCTCCTGTGGAGCGTGGTGGGCCTTGCCCTCGGCACCGCTCTCTCCTGGTCCTTTTCGGATGCCCTCCTGCGGATCCTGCTGCGGCCAAGTGGCGGCATCCAGCTCCACGCCATCGGCATGCTGGAGCCCTTTTTGGCCCGGTTCCGGGTGGCGGTTACCGGAGGGCTTGTGCTTTCCATGCCCTGGATCGTGTACCACGTCTTCCGGTTCATCGATCCGGCCCTGGAGCCCCACGAGCGGCGGGTGCTGATCCCGGTCGCGTTGGCCGCGGGGGGTCTGTTCGCCTTCGGGGTGGTGTTCGGGTATTTTTTCCTTCTGCCTTCCGCGAGCAAGTGGCTCCTCTCCCAGGCGGGTGAGGTGATCCGGGTCCAGATCACCGCCCTCAACTACCTCTCCTTCGTCACGTGGTTTTTGGTGGCCACGGGGCTGGGATTCGAGACGCCGCTCCTGGTGGTGGCCGCGTGTGCCCTCGGCATCGTGACCCCTCAGCGGCTGCAGCGGGAGTGGCGCACCGCGGTGCTGGCCATCCTGGTGCTCTCCGCGGCCGTCACCCCGGACTGGAGCCCCGTGACCATGTTCTTGCTGGCCCTCCCCATGATCGTCCTCTACGAGGGGGCGGTGCTCGTCTCCTTCCTCATCGTGCGCCGGCGGGCACAGAAAGCACAGGACGCGGCCCTGGAGGCGTAG
- the pth gene encoding aminoacyl-tRNA hydrolase gives MWLVVGLGNPGRRYRGTRHNVGWEVVDRLCARWGIGVSQQEEEALVGKGEIGGLAVLLAKPLTYMNRSGEAVRGLVDRYGVRPQEVLVIYDDVDLPVGAIRIRPRGSSGGHHGMASVLEALGTSEIPRVRVGIGRPSGDAAEYVLSRFSPEERPLIREAVERAADAVETILREGLEAAMNRYNRRAQVLSERV, from the coding sequence ATGTGGCTCGTGGTGGGTCTGGGGAACCCCGGCCGCCGGTACCGGGGAACCCGCCACAACGTGGGATGGGAGGTGGTGGACCGCCTGTGCGCGCGGTGGGGCATCGGGGTCTCCCAGCAAGAGGAAGAGGCCCTGGTGGGAAAGGGAGAGATCGGGGGGCTGGCGGTGTTGCTTGCGAAGCCCCTGACGTACATGAACCGGAGCGGGGAGGCGGTGCGGGGGCTTGTGGACCGCTACGGGGTGCGTCCGCAGGAGGTCCTCGTGATTTACGACGACGTGGATCTTCCGGTCGGGGCCATCCGCATCCGGCCACGGGGAAGCTCCGGCGGCCATCACGGGATGGCATCCGTTCTCGAGGCACTGGGGACTTCCGAGATCCCCCGGGTGCGGGTGGGGATCGGACGACCCTCCGGGGACGCCGCGGAGTACGTGCTCTCGCGGTTTTCGCCCGAGGAGCGGCCTTTGATCAGGGAGGCGGTGGAGCGGGCCGCGGACGCGGTGGAGACCATCCTGCGGGAGGGACTAGAGGCGGCCATGAACCGCTACAACCGCCGCGCCCAGGTCCTCTCGGAGCGGGTGTAG